Proteins from one Gossypium raimondii isolate GPD5lz chromosome 8, ASM2569854v1, whole genome shotgun sequence genomic window:
- the LOC105789952 gene encoding uncharacterized protein YKR070W isoform X2, whose product MIHLQLLRKSSQTRSRKQLSQLFSTISQISSQPSKPPSFGIAFDIDGVVLRGNTPIGGASRALRRLYDGSGVLKVPFVFLTNGGGIRESKRAAELSELLGVKISPSQVLQGHSPFKQLVNRFENELIVAVGKGEPAVVMSEYGFKNVISIDEYALYFDNIDPLAPYKKWGTIDFAVERNRKCSINSKRVQAAFIVSDSVDWSRDIQVLCDILRTGGLPASEEGPQPPLYFAHDDLKYQGAFPSERLGMGAFRIALESVFNSIHAEALKYTYFGKPNPVAFKNAEVVLKQQASFIYRELNIVNHANSGSHDFQTLYMIGDNPAVDIKGARQAGNPWFPILTRTGVFKGDHHSNHPEFPANMVVDTVEEAVDFILRNEHQISD is encoded by the exons ATGATTCATCTTCAATTGTTAAGAAAATCGTCGCAGACTCGATCGAGAAAGCAGTTATCGCAGCTTTTCTCAACAATCTCTCAAATATCTTCGCAGCCATCCAAGCC GCCTTCTTTTGGCATTGCCTTCGATATAGACGGCGTCGTTTTGCGCGGGAACACTCCTATTGGTGGCGCTTCCCGAGCACTTAGGAGATTATACGACGGTTCCG GTGTTTTGAAGGTTCCTTTTGTGTTTTTGACTAATG GGGGCGGTATTCGTGAATCAAAAAGAGCTGCGGAGTTGTCAGAACTCCTGGGTGTAAAGATTTCTCCTTCACAG GTATTGCAGGGCCATTCACCTTTTAAACAGCTGGTGAACAg GTTTGAGAATGAATTAATTGTTGCTGTTGGGAAAGGCGAACCTGCTGTGGTGATGTCCGAATATGGATTTAA AAACGTGATTTCAATAGATGAGTATGCACTGTACTTTGACAACATTGACCCACTGGCACCGTACAAGAAATGGGGCACCATAGATTTTGCTGtcgaaagaaatagaaaatgcAGCATTAATTCCAAGAGAGTTCAGGCAGCATTTATCGTTAGTGATTCTGTTGATTGGAGCAGGGACATTCAG GTTCTTTGTGATATTTTAAGAACCGGAGGTCTTCCTGCAAGTGAAGAAGGGCCTCAACCGCCTCTTTATTTTGCACATGATGACCTTAAATATCAG GGTGCTTTTCCTTCTGAACGTTTGGGCATGGGAGCATTCAGAATTGCACTGGAATCGGTCTTCAATAG CATTCATGCTGAAGCTCTGAAGTATACATATTTTGGAAAGCCGAATCCAGTTGCATTTAAGAATGCTGAAGTTGTGCTAAAGCAACAAGCCTCGTTCATTTATCGTGAGCTTAACATCGTGAACCATGCAAACTCTGGAAGTCATGACTTCCAGACACTATATATGATAGGAGATAATCCTGCAGTCGACATCAAGGGTGCACGGCAG GCTGGAAATCCTTGGTTTCCCATTTTGACAAGGACTGGTGTTTTTAAAGGAGATCATCATTCTAATCATCCAGAGTTTCCAGCCAATATG GTTGTTGACACTGTGGAAGAAGCTGTGGACTTTATTCTTAGAAATGAGCATCAAATCTCAGATTAG
- the LOC105789952 gene encoding uncharacterized protein YKR070W isoform X1, with translation MIHLQLLRKSSQTRSRKQLSQLFSTISQISSQPSKPRPSFGIAFDIDGVVLRGNTPIGGASRALRRLYDGSGVLKVPFVFLTNGGGIRESKRAAELSELLGVKISPSQVLQGHSPFKQLVNRFENELIVAVGKGEPAVVMSEYGFKNVISIDEYALYFDNIDPLAPYKKWGTIDFAVERNRKCSINSKRVQAAFIVSDSVDWSRDIQVLCDILRTGGLPASEEGPQPPLYFAHDDLKYQGAFPSERLGMGAFRIALESVFNSIHAEALKYTYFGKPNPVAFKNAEVVLKQQASFIYRELNIVNHANSGSHDFQTLYMIGDNPAVDIKGARQAGNPWFPILTRTGVFKGDHHSNHPEFPANMVVDTVEEAVDFILRNEHQISD, from the exons ATGATTCATCTTCAATTGTTAAGAAAATCGTCGCAGACTCGATCGAGAAAGCAGTTATCGCAGCTTTTCTCAACAATCTCTCAAATATCTTCGCAGCCATCCAAGCC CAGGCCTTCTTTTGGCATTGCCTTCGATATAGACGGCGTCGTTTTGCGCGGGAACACTCCTATTGGTGGCGCTTCCCGAGCACTTAGGAGATTATACGACGGTTCCG GTGTTTTGAAGGTTCCTTTTGTGTTTTTGACTAATG GGGGCGGTATTCGTGAATCAAAAAGAGCTGCGGAGTTGTCAGAACTCCTGGGTGTAAAGATTTCTCCTTCACAG GTATTGCAGGGCCATTCACCTTTTAAACAGCTGGTGAACAg GTTTGAGAATGAATTAATTGTTGCTGTTGGGAAAGGCGAACCTGCTGTGGTGATGTCCGAATATGGATTTAA AAACGTGATTTCAATAGATGAGTATGCACTGTACTTTGACAACATTGACCCACTGGCACCGTACAAGAAATGGGGCACCATAGATTTTGCTGtcgaaagaaatagaaaatgcAGCATTAATTCCAAGAGAGTTCAGGCAGCATTTATCGTTAGTGATTCTGTTGATTGGAGCAGGGACATTCAG GTTCTTTGTGATATTTTAAGAACCGGAGGTCTTCCTGCAAGTGAAGAAGGGCCTCAACCGCCTCTTTATTTTGCACATGATGACCTTAAATATCAG GGTGCTTTTCCTTCTGAACGTTTGGGCATGGGAGCATTCAGAATTGCACTGGAATCGGTCTTCAATAG CATTCATGCTGAAGCTCTGAAGTATACATATTTTGGAAAGCCGAATCCAGTTGCATTTAAGAATGCTGAAGTTGTGCTAAAGCAACAAGCCTCGTTCATTTATCGTGAGCTTAACATCGTGAACCATGCAAACTCTGGAAGTCATGACTTCCAGACACTATATATGATAGGAGATAATCCTGCAGTCGACATCAAGGGTGCACGGCAG GCTGGAAATCCTTGGTTTCCCATTTTGACAAGGACTGGTGTTTTTAAAGGAGATCATCATTCTAATCATCCAGAGTTTCCAGCCAATATG GTTGTTGACACTGTGGAAGAAGCTGTGGACTTTATTCTTAGAAATGAGCATCAAATCTCAGATTAG
- the LOC105789951 gene encoding probable serine/threonine-protein kinase PBL7 produces the protein MGCFGCTGHSTDDSDFPRNKNNRRNANNSNKNKPHDQRQAGSGSSSCSSSSSVKKASKESVRKEEASKDEELLMEVRNLSLHGGEDSKVGKAIMRAQLFTFDQVIAATGNFRSDYFLGEGGFGKVYKGFLEDTNEVVAIKQLDQDSLQGSREFAAEVLTLSTAEHPNLVKLIGFCAEDEQRLLLYEYMPLGSLENHLHDLSPDQKPLDWNTRMEIAAGMARGLEYLHVKMKPPVIYRDLKCSNILLGEGYHARLSDFGLARVGPSGDKTHVSTRVMGTYGYCAPDYAMTGQLTFKSDIYSLGVVLLELITGRKAVDYSKDRNEQYLVAWARPLFKDRRNFSQMVDPLLQGQYPMKGLYQALAVAAMCVQEQPNMRPAISDVVMALNYLTVQKYNPNNSAQSSRRSMTLSPGKGRVADHVKSF, from the exons ATGGGTTGTTTTGGTTGCACTGGTCATTCAACCGACGATTCAGACTTCCCAAGAAACAAGAACAACAGGAGGAATGCTAACAACAGCAATAAAAACAAACCCCATGATCAAAGACAAGCCGGTTCCGGTTCCAGTTCCTGTTCCAGTTCCAGTTCCG TAAAAAAAGCATCAAAAGAGAGTGTAAGGAAGGAAGAAGCATCTAAGGATGAGGAGTTATTGATGGAGGTAAGGAATTTGAGTTTGCATGGTGGTGAGGATTCCAAAGTTGGAAAAGCTATCATGCGGGCACAGTTGTTTACATTCGATCAAGTCATAGCTGCAACTGGAAACTTTAGGTCCGATTATTTCTTGGGGGAAGGTGGTTTCGGTAAAGTTTACAAGGGATTCTTGGAGGACACAAACGAG GTTGTTGCTATTAAGCAACTTGATCAAGATAGTCTTCAGGGCAGTAGGGAATTCGCTGCCGAAGTATTGACGTTAAGCACAGCTGAGCACCCGAATCTCGTGAAATTAATAGGGTTTTGTGCCGAGGATGAACAAAGACTATTGCTTTACGAGTACATGCCATTAGGGTCTTTGGAAAACCATTTGCATG ATCTCTCACCTGACCAAAAACCACTCGATTGGAACACGAGAATGGAAATAGCAGCTGGTATGGCGAGGGGATTAGAGTATTTGCATGTTAAAATGAAGCCACCGGTCATATACCGTGACTTGAAGTGCTCCAATATTTTGCTTGGTGAGGGATATCATGCCAGGCTCTCTGATTTTGGCTTAGCCAGAGTTGGTCCTAGTGGGGATAAAACTCATGTTTCTACAAGGGTTATGGGCACTTATGGTTATTGTGCACCGGATTATGCAATGACTGGACAGTTGACGTTTAAATCTGATATTTACAGCTTAGGGGTTGTCCTTTTGGAACTGATTACGGGTAGGAAAGCAGTTGACTATTCGAAAGATCGTAATGAACAATATCTTGTTGCTTGG GCACGACCTTTGTTTAAAGACCGAAGGAATTTTTCGCAAATGGTTGATCCTCTGCTACAAGGTCAGTATCCGATGAAAGGTCTCTACCAAGCATTGGCCGTTGCTGCAATGTGCGTACAGGAACAGCCTAACATGCGTCCAGCTATATCCGACGTAGTTATGGCTCTGAATTACCTAACCGTCCAGAAATACAACCCTAACAACTCTGCTCAGAGCTCACGAAGGAGCATGACATTGTCACCGGGGAAAGGACGAGTTGCAGATCATGTTAAGAGTTTCTGA